Proteins co-encoded in one Synergistaceae bacterium genomic window:
- a CDS encoding chromate transporter — translation MNLLSALFYSFVKIGCVGYGGGPSMVPLIKEEVVNLQQWMNVADFMDALAIGNALPGPIATKMSVVIGYHVAGLPGAILATLGIVLPSVLALVLLLKFVAYVKDNPKVKSMLKGLRPVVVAMLAYAAWDLSFGSLTNLPTWIIGAVTLALMIFTKIHPALFVVAGAVAGALLKL, via the coding sequence ATGAATCTTTTGTCTGCGCTTTTTTATTCTTTTGTGAAAATTGGCTGCGTCGGATACGGCGGAGGCCCCTCCATGGTTCCCCTCATCAAGGAGGAAGTGGTGAACCTGCAGCAGTGGATGAACGTGGCCGACTTCATGGACGCGCTGGCCATCGGCAACGCCCTGCCCGGCCCCATTGCCACAAAAATGTCCGTGGTGATCGGGTATCACGTGGCCGGTTTGCCCGGAGCGATCCTGGCGACTTTGGGCATCGTTCTGCCCAGCGTGCTGGCTCTCGTGCTGCTTTTGAAGTTTGTCGCTTACGTGAAGGACAACCCCAAAGTGAAAAGTATGCTCAAGGGCCTGCGTCCCGTGGTGGTGGCCATGCTGGCCTACGCGGCCTGGGACCTTTCCTTCGGTTCCCTGACGAACCTGCCGACCTGGATCATCGGGGCCGTGACCCTGGCTTTGATGATTTTTACGAAGATCCATCCCGCCCTTTTTGTGGTGGCAGGCGCGGTGGCGGGGGCGCTTCTGAAACTCTGA
- the gap gene encoding type I glyceraldehyde-3-phosphate dehydrogenase, whose product MVTKVAINGLGRIGRIVLRCWVENGPKDVEIVAANDLISAQDMAYYIKYDSTHRKAPFEVKTEGNTLILGGKKIPVYAEKDPSQLPWKSLGVDIVMECTGRFTKKDDAGKHVEAGAKHVIISAPADVDKLLVLGVNEQSFDPKTDIVVSNASCTTNSLAAVTKVIHDTFGIENLMATTVHAYTATQFLVDTPQKGGGRKGRAAGISLVPATTGAAKAMGPLFPDLKGKMDMIAVRVPTVDGSLTDANYLLKKTATVEEVNGALKKAAEGPLKGIVEYCADEIVSMDIVGNPHSGIVDSLSTKVVGNLAKVMVWYDNEFGYSNRMLDLAALMGKKL is encoded by the coding sequence GTGGTTACAAAAGTGGCTATCAACGGGTTGGGCCGCATTGGACGCATCGTTTTGCGCTGCTGGGTGGAGAACGGGCCAAAAGATGTGGAGATTGTCGCCGCCAACGACCTGATTTCGGCGCAGGATATGGCGTACTACATCAAGTACGATTCGACCCACCGCAAGGCGCCCTTCGAGGTGAAGACGGAGGGGAACACCCTCATCCTGGGAGGGAAGAAGATTCCGGTGTACGCGGAGAAGGATCCGTCCCAGCTTCCCTGGAAGTCCCTGGGCGTGGACATCGTCATGGAATGCACGGGGCGCTTCACGAAGAAGGACGACGCGGGCAAACACGTGGAGGCCGGCGCGAAACACGTCATTATCAGCGCCCCCGCGGACGTGGATAAACTGCTCGTTCTGGGCGTCAACGAACAGTCTTTCGACCCCAAAACGGACATCGTCGTCTCCAACGCCTCCTGTACGACCAACTCCCTGGCGGCGGTGACGAAGGTCATCCACGACACTTTCGGAATCGAGAACCTCATGGCCACCACGGTTCACGCCTACACCGCAACCCAGTTCCTCGTGGACACTCCCCAGAAGGGCGGCGGGCGCAAGGGCCGGGCGGCGGGCATTTCCCTGGTACCGGCGACCACGGGGGCGGCGAAAGCCATGGGGCCCCTGTTCCCCGACCTGAAGGGCAAAATGGACATGATCGCGGTTCGGGTTCCCACGGTGGACGGCTCTCTGACGGATGCCAACTATCTGCTGAAAAAGACCGCCACGGTGGAAGAGGTCAACGGCGCTCTGAAAAAAGCCGCCGAAGGGCCCCTGAAGGGCATTGTGGAGTATTGCGCCGACGAAATCGTGTCCATGGACATCGTGGGCAACCCCCATTCGGGCATCGTCGACTCGCTTTCCACGAAGGTCGTGGGCAATCTGGCGAAGGTCATGGTCTGGTACGACAACGAGTTCGGCTACTCCAACCGGATGCTGGACCTGGCGGCCCTCATGGGAAAGAAGCTCTAA
- a CDS encoding chromate transporter, translating into MLLKDFSALLISFIKTGSVAYGGGPSMVPVLKAEVVERRHWIEVDDFMDALAIGNALPGPIVTKMSAAIGYRKAGWLGTLAAVLGIILPSAVALLILMSFVSLVKGNPMVASMLRGLRPVVVAMLAYAAWDMAPNALKGSITVAIGVVALLLMVFTPIHPALIIVAGALVGLGLKL; encoded by the coding sequence GTGTTGTTGAAAGATTTTTCGGCCCTTTTGATTTCCTTCATAAAAACGGGCTCCGTGGCCTATGGGGGCGGGCCTTCCATGGTTCCGGTCCTGAAGGCGGAGGTTGTGGAGCGGAGGCACTGGATCGAGGTCGATGACTTTATGGACGCGCTGGCCATCGGCAACGCCCTGCCCGGCCCCATCGTCACGAAAATGTCCGCCGCGATCGGCTATCGCAAGGCGGGGTGGCTGGGAACCCTGGCGGCGGTGCTGGGTATCATCCTGCCCAGCGCGGTGGCTCTGCTGATCCTGATGAGCTTCGTTTCGCTGGTGAAGGGCAATCCCATGGTGGCCAGCATGTTGAGGGGCCTGCGTCCCGTGGTGGTGGCCATGCTGGCCTACGCGGCCTGGGACATGGCTCCCAACGCCCTGAAGGGATCCATAACGGTGGCCATTGGAGTCGTCGCGCTGCTTCTCATGGTGTTTACCCCCATTCATCCCGCGCTGATCATCGTGGCGGGCGCTCTGGTCGGGCTTGGCCTGAAGCTGTAG